From the Nodularia sp. NIES-3585 genome, one window contains:
- a CDS encoding RNA-guided endonuclease TnpB family protein: MYKTCSIRAKFNDEETAFWLNQCENANSLINCALYETKKIHYAKLQENSNAFTTYWRGDDLRSGWKTYRCTTTYPELDLILKQNVHYKAMAAQSAQQTLKSVGESITAYNRLVKAYYNGEVDKPSLPKYRHKGGLASVTFPHQALSFKEGYFKPSISKETKPELLTEIRLYLPEFIDSTWVKEVTVRPNFGQLWIDWVIDDGKEPIQNNPQLDYTQAWSFDHGGSNWLTGVSTRGKSLIIDGRKLRSLNQGYSRLVAKYKQGKSDFYWDSHLDRVQRQRNNQMRDAINKASRFIINQCLNDKIGNIVIGWNAGQKQNSNLGKRNNQNFVVIPTSRLIERLKQLCPEYGITLTITEEAYTSKASFLDCDSLPKHGEKPQGWKASGNRIERGLYKSRDGFIVNADCNGSANIMRKVATQLGLNLAEVGRASLTVPQRIDLFTRLSKSYRKRCGVGLLDPVATSV; the protein is encoded by the coding sequence GTGTATAAAACCTGTTCAATTAGAGCTAAATTCAATGATGAGGAAACAGCTTTTTGGCTAAATCAGTGTGAAAATGCTAACAGCTTGATTAATTGCGCTTTGTACGAAACCAAGAAAATTCATTACGCTAAGTTACAGGAAAATAGTAATGCGTTTACTACCTATTGGCGTGGAGATGATTTGCGTAGTGGTTGGAAAACTTATAGATGCACTACAACTTATCCAGAATTAGATTTAATTCTCAAACAGAATGTGCATTACAAAGCAATGGCTGCACAATCAGCGCAACAAACGTTAAAGTCGGTTGGTGAGTCGATTACAGCTTACAACAGATTGGTGAAGGCTTACTACAACGGCGAGGTTGATAAACCATCTCTGCCAAAATATCGGCATAAGGGAGGTCTGGCATCTGTTACGTTCCCGCATCAGGCTTTAAGCTTCAAAGAGGGATATTTTAAACCTTCAATTAGCAAGGAAACTAAACCGGAATTGCTGACCGAGATTAGATTATATCTCCCAGAGTTTATCGATTCAACCTGGGTGAAGGAAGTAACGGTACGTCCTAACTTTGGGCAATTATGGATTGATTGGGTAATCGATGATGGCAAAGAACCAATACAAAACAATCCCCAATTAGATTACACACAAGCATGGAGTTTTGACCACGGAGGATCTAATTGGTTAACAGGTGTTTCAACTCGTGGTAAAAGTTTAATTATCGATGGTCGCAAACTTAGATCCTTGAATCAAGGATACTCGCGTTTAGTTGCTAAATATAAACAAGGGAAATCAGATTTTTATTGGGATTCCCACCTTGATAGAGTGCAGCGCCAACGGAATAATCAGATGCGAGATGCAATTAACAAAGCATCCCGATTCATTATCAATCAATGTCTTAACGACAAAATAGGTAACATTGTTATTGGTTGGAATGCTGGACAAAAACAAAATTCCAATCTGGGAAAAAGAAATAACCAGAATTTTGTAGTTATCCCAACTAGTCGATTGATTGAGAGGTTAAAACAACTCTGTCCAGAATACGGAATTACTTTAACAATTACCGAGGAGGCATATACAAGCAAGGCATCTTTTCTTGATTGCGACTCCCTACCCAAGCATGGCGAAAAGCCCCAAGGGTGGAAAGCTTCAGGAAATAGGATAGAACGAGGATTATATAAAAGTCGTGATGGCTTTATTGTCAATGCAGATTGCAACGGAAGCGCCAACATCATGAGAAAAGTAGCCACACAGCTAGGGTTAAATCTAGCCGAGGTGGGTAGGGCATCTTTGACAGTGCCACAGCGAATTGATTTGTTTACGCGATTATCCAAATCATATCGCAAACGTTGCGGAGTGGGTCTTTTAGACCCCGTAGCAACATCAGTTTAG
- a CDS encoding IS630 family transposase — protein MPAKNYLSQEQRERLLKQLKEQDNPYVREKILILLLMNDGKTYQEISKFLDIAYTTVAYWAVHGDPDNIESFLDGRREGNFRKATKEYENLLLEVIEKTPDECGYEFGRWTSARLATYLELETGIKLSSSQVRRILERKKYVYLWAKYSLEDKQDPEKRKLFKEKLAEYLKITESTPERLQVWFWDESGFSLRVIRRKTWGRKGNRKKVTGQRRRGRVNIMGGLRYHDKKRINFVIKRGNADVFYEQLKSLNHFLKEEWIAAGNKSEDFNNGSAKIVIILDNASYHKRKDILYLIQVEMPNIILEFLPPYSPDFNLIELVWHSAKEYIAHRLFESVEQLEELLNKLLNEGGLIIKWERKVKNKGNAVYSI, from the coding sequence ATGCCAGCAAAAAACTATCTATCTCAAGAACAAAGAGAGAGGCTATTAAAACAGTTAAAAGAGCAAGATAATCCTTATGTAAGAGAGAAAATACTGATATTATTGTTGATGAATGATGGGAAAACTTACCAAGAGATTAGTAAGTTTTTAGACATTGCATATACAACAGTAGCATATTGGGCAGTGCATGGTGATCCGGATAACATAGAAAGTTTTTTAGACGGAAGAAGAGAAGGTAACTTCCGGAAAGCGACTAAAGAATACGAAAATTTGTTATTGGAAGTAATTGAGAAAACCCCTGATGAATGTGGATATGAATTCGGGAGATGGACATCAGCAAGACTAGCGACATATTTAGAATTAGAGACAGGAATAAAGTTAAGTAGCTCGCAAGTGAGGAGGATTTTAGAGAGAAAAAAGTACGTTTACCTTTGGGCAAAGTATAGCCTGGAGGACAAACAAGATCCAGAGAAGCGTAAATTATTTAAAGAAAAATTAGCCGAATATTTAAAAATAACAGAATCAACTCCAGAGCGTTTACAGGTATGGTTTTGGGACGAGAGTGGATTTAGTTTAAGAGTGATAAGAAGAAAAACATGGGGAAGAAAAGGTAACAGAAAAAAGGTGACAGGACAAAGAAGAAGAGGAAGAGTGAATATTATGGGAGGGCTGCGTTATCATGACAAGAAAAGAATAAATTTTGTTATTAAACGGGGAAATGCAGATGTCTTTTATGAACAGTTGAAATCTCTCAATCATTTTTTGAAAGAAGAATGGATAGCAGCAGGAAATAAGTCAGAAGATTTTAATAATGGTTCGGCTAAAATAGTGATTATTCTTGATAACGCTAGTTACCATAAAAGAAAAGATATTTTATATCTTATTCAAGTAGAAATGCCAAATATTATTTTGGAGTTCTTACCCCCGTATAGTCCAGATTTTAATTTAATTGAACTGGTATGGCATTCGGCAAAAGAATATATAGCTCATAGGTTATTTGAGTCGGTAGAACAGTTAGAAGAGTTATTAAATAAATTACTGAACGAAGGAGGTCTTATTATTAAATGGGAGCGCAAAGTTAAAAATAAAGGTAACGCTGTTTATTCGATTTAG
- the tnpA gene encoding IS200/IS605 family transposase — MAKLSSSDYEYRRTSGSVSSLNYHFVFVPKRRKAVLIKEVAQRLQEIILELVVEHGWRLIALEIMPDHVHCFLNVPTHESPADVARWIKGRASHHLRREFPHLKKLPSLWSPSYFVASTGAASTEVVRKYIENQKSN, encoded by the coding sequence GTGGCTAAACTATCATCGTCAGACTACGAATACAGGCGAACAAGTGGCTCAGTTTCATCTTTAAACTACCACTTTGTATTTGTCCCTAAACGGCGAAAAGCCGTGCTAATAAAAGAAGTAGCACAGCGTTTACAAGAAATTATATTAGAGTTAGTAGTTGAGCATGGATGGAGACTTATCGCCTTAGAAATAATGCCAGATCATGTTCACTGTTTTTTAAATGTCCCAACGCATGAATCACCTGCTGATGTAGCTAGATGGATTAAAGGCAGGGCATCTCATCATCTCAGACGCGAATTCCCACATCTGAAAAAACTTCCTTCTCTCTGGAGTCCTAGTTACTTTGTCGCTTCTACTGGTGCAGCAAGTACAGAAGTGGTGAGAAAATATATTGAGAACCAAAAAAGTAATTAA